A window of the Shimia isoporae genome harbors these coding sequences:
- a CDS encoding GAF domain-containing sensor histidine kinase: MNGLPEYDELPARVERVLAAMPNSEEALACFLAIAKAIAGPTDYELVLENFADGLRTLIPHDHLDIVLLHPSGTQICYEARLHTTWSHAHNPAKPTETSPIRAVLRGELPYILTDDAWEDDRFHFEGADSKPLFDANLRSRIIVPMRVQGEIIGSLAISSHKVNYYDADLAGLTQGAADLVSAYLFALERGKEARDAAVAESEAKGREKALRMGALQLTEGMERERQRLGMDLHDQTLADLARIKRRMSRLEADKQLSTQELALLQDDLDHCLADVRHIVEAMKPGVLQLFGFSEAVDAHLERCMKHSRRSLVWDVEDRTGGKVDKLPETVRTAVYRIVQEAVNNALKHADCAKISVTVSTREKSIDVCVDDDGNGISEDAVKSASGINNIRTRAELISATVNFENRHDDAGTRVTISVPYAAAS, translated from the coding sequence TTGAATGGGTTGCCGGAGTATGATGAACTGCCGGCACGGGTTGAAAGGGTGTTGGCGGCGATGCCGAATTCCGAAGAAGCGTTGGCGTGTTTCCTTGCCATTGCGAAGGCAATAGCGGGGCCGACTGACTACGAGTTGGTATTGGAAAACTTTGCCGACGGGTTGCGAACACTAATACCGCACGACCACCTCGATATCGTACTGTTGCATCCGTCAGGTACGCAGATTTGCTATGAAGCGCGCCTGCACACCACTTGGAGCCACGCGCACAATCCAGCGAAACCTACCGAAACAAGCCCTATACGCGCTGTTTTGCGGGGAGAGTTGCCCTACATCCTGACTGATGATGCATGGGAAGACGACCGCTTTCATTTCGAAGGAGCGGACAGCAAACCGCTTTTCGATGCCAATTTGCGGAGCAGGATCATCGTGCCGATGCGTGTGCAAGGCGAAATCATCGGATCGTTGGCGATATCCAGCCACAAGGTGAATTATTACGATGCGGATCTGGCGGGCTTGACGCAGGGGGCAGCGGACCTGGTTTCGGCCTATCTCTTTGCGCTGGAACGGGGCAAGGAAGCGCGAGACGCAGCGGTGGCCGAAAGCGAAGCCAAGGGGCGGGAAAAGGCGCTGCGCATGGGCGCGCTTCAACTGACGGAAGGTATGGAGCGCGAAAGGCAACGTCTGGGTATGGATCTTCACGACCAGACTCTTGCGGACCTTGCGAGGATTAAGCGGCGTATGTCCAGGTTGGAAGCGGATAAGCAACTCTCGACGCAGGAACTTGCGCTGCTGCAAGACGATCTGGATCACTGCCTGGCCGATGTACGCCACATTGTCGAAGCTATGAAGCCGGGCGTTTTGCAGTTGTTCGGATTTTCTGAGGCGGTGGATGCCCATCTTGAACGCTGCATGAAACACAGTCGCCGTAGCCTTGTCTGGGATGTTGAGGATAGGACCGGAGGGAAAGTGGACAAGCTTCCTGAAACAGTTCGCACAGCGGTGTATCGGATCGTGCAAGAGGCGGTGAACAATGCCTTGAAGCATGCAGATTGTGCGAAGATTTCAGTCACTGTTTCGACACGTGAAAAGTCGATTGATGTATGTGTTGACGACGACGGAAACGGGATCAGCGAGGACGCTGTGAAGTCTGCCAGCGGGATCAATAATATCCGCACTCGGGCTGAACTGATTTCTGCGACGGTCAATTTTGAGAACCGGCACGACGATGCGGGCACGCGTGTGACAATTTCGGTGCCATATGCCGCGGCTTCCTGA
- a CDS encoding ETC complex I subunit: MIARIYQPARTAMSSGVAKTKDWILEYGPSEAREIDPLMGWTGSGDTQSQVQLRFDSKEAALAYAEEHGIQAQVSEPHKRKANIRQGGYGENFATNRRGPWTH, encoded by the coding sequence ATGATTGCGCGTATCTATCAACCCGCCCGCACCGCAATGTCGTCGGGTGTTGCGAAAACCAAAGACTGGATTCTTGAGTATGGTCCGTCTGAGGCGCGTGAGATCGACCCTTTGATGGGGTGGACTGGATCTGGCGATACGCAAAGCCAAGTGCAGTTGCGGTTTGACAGCAAAGAAGCGGCTTTGGCTTACGCGGAAGAGCATGGCATTCAGGCGCAAGTCAGTGAACCACACAAGCGCAAAGCCAATATCCGGCAGGGTGGGTACGGCGAGAACTTTGCCACGAACCGCCGTGGACCTTGGACGCACTAA
- the uvrB gene encoding excinuclease ABC subunit UvrB, whose translation MAHSVEAPLMSAAPADPKSRPKLEGGRRIVMHTEFEPAGDQPTAIAELSQGVTDGERNQVLLGATGTGKTFTMAKIIEETQRPAIILAPNKTLAAQLYGEMKGFFPENSVEYFVSFYDYYQPEAYVPRSDTYIEKESQINEQIDRMRHSATRALLERDDVIIVASVSCIYGIGSVETYSAMTLDLKAGGEYDQRAVIADLVALQYRRNDQAFQRGSFRVRGDSLEIFPAHLEDRAWKLSFFGEELENITEFDPLTGEKTDTFEQIRVYANSHYVTPKPTLNQAIVEIKKELRQRLDQLVDEGKLLEAQRLEQRTNFDLEMLEAQGFCNGIENYSRYLTGRAPGEPPPTLFEFIPDNAIVFADESHVSVPQIGGMYRGDYRRKFTLAEHGFRLPSCMDNRPLKFEEWDAMRPQSVFVSATPSAWELDQSGGVFAEQVIRPTGLLDPEVEIRPVEMQVDDLLDEIRKVSADGFRTLVTTLTKRMAEDLTEYLHEQGIKVRYMHSDIDTLERIEILRDLRLGAFDVLVGINLLREGLDIPECGLVAILDADKEGFLRSETSLVQTIGRAARNAEGRVIMYADRITGSMERALNETNRRRAKQMAYNEEHGITPETVKKNVEDVLAGLYQGDTDQSRVTAKIEKPLHGGNLEAVLDGLREDMRKAAENLEFEEAARLRDEVKRLEAVDLAVADDPMARQYAVEAAAEKAVNSRGRSTAGRAGQRGGNGKRRGR comes from the coding sequence ATGGCCCATTCTGTTGAGGCTCCTCTCATGAGCGCCGCCCCTGCGGACCCGAAAAGCCGCCCCAAGCTCGAAGGCGGCCGTCGCATCGTCATGCATACTGAATTTGAGCCTGCAGGGGACCAACCGACAGCAATTGCGGAACTCTCGCAGGGTGTGACAGACGGTGAACGCAATCAGGTTCTGCTGGGCGCAACAGGTACCGGCAAAACGTTCACGATGGCCAAAATCATCGAGGAGACCCAGCGACCCGCCATTATTCTCGCGCCGAACAAAACGCTCGCCGCTCAGCTTTATGGCGAAATGAAGGGGTTCTTTCCGGAGAACTCGGTCGAGTATTTTGTGAGTTTCTATGACTACTATCAGCCCGAAGCCTATGTGCCGCGTTCCGACACCTACATAGAAAAAGAAAGCCAGATCAACGAACAGATCGACCGGATGCGCCATTCGGCAACCCGCGCGCTTCTGGAGCGTGACGACGTGATCATTGTTGCGTCTGTGAGCTGCATTTACGGTATCGGATCGGTTGAGACCTATTCCGCCATGACACTCGATCTGAAAGCGGGCGGCGAATACGATCAGCGGGCTGTCATTGCAGACCTTGTCGCATTGCAATACCGGCGCAACGATCAAGCCTTCCAGCGCGGCTCTTTCCGCGTCCGCGGAGACAGCCTCGAGATCTTCCCGGCCCACCTTGAAGACCGCGCCTGGAAGCTTTCGTTCTTTGGCGAAGAGTTGGAAAACATCACGGAATTCGATCCGCTGACCGGCGAAAAGACGGACACCTTTGAACAGATCCGCGTCTATGCAAACAGCCACTATGTGACGCCCAAGCCCACGCTCAATCAGGCCATTGTCGAGATCAAGAAGGAACTCCGCCAGCGCCTTGATCAGCTGGTGGACGAAGGCAAGCTGCTTGAGGCTCAACGTCTGGAACAGCGCACCAACTTCGATCTTGAGATGCTGGAGGCGCAGGGTTTCTGCAACGGGATCGAAAACTATTCTCGCTATCTGACCGGTCGGGCACCGGGAGAGCCGCCGCCCACTCTGTTTGAGTTTATCCCGGACAACGCCATCGTATTCGCGGATGAATCCCATGTGTCCGTACCGCAAATCGGCGGCATGTACCGTGGCGACTACCGACGCAAGTTCACCCTTGCAGAACACGGTTTCCGGCTTCCTTCCTGTATGGACAACCGCCCACTGAAATTCGAGGAATGGGACGCTATGCGCCCGCAGTCGGTCTTTGTCTCTGCTACCCCAAGCGCATGGGAGCTCGACCAATCCGGTGGCGTCTTTGCGGAACAGGTCATCCGCCCCACCGGCCTTCTGGACCCCGAAGTCGAAATTCGTCCTGTCGAAATGCAGGTCGACGACCTGCTCGATGAAATCCGCAAGGTGTCCGCCGACGGTTTCCGCACGCTGGTCACAACCCTCACCAAACGCATGGCCGAAGACCTCACCGAATACCTGCACGAACAGGGCATCAAGGTGCGCTACATGCACTCCGACATCGACACCCTTGAACGCATTGAAATCCTGCGCGACCTGCGCCTGGGTGCCTTTGACGTGCTCGTCGGCATCAACCTGCTGCGCGAGGGACTGGATATTCCCGAATGCGGCCTCGTCGCCATTCTGGATGCCGACAAAGAAGGCTTCCTGCGTTCGGAAACCAGCCTCGTGCAAACCATCGGCCGCGCCGCGCGCAACGCCGAAGGCCGCGTCATCATGTACGCCGACAGGATTACGGGCTCGATGGAGCGCGCACTGAACGAAACCAACCGCCGACGTGCCAAACAGATGGCCTATAACGAAGAGCACGGCATCACACCGGAAACGGTCAAAAAGAACGTCGAAGACGTGCTCGCCGGCCTGTACCAAGGCGACACGGATCAATCCCGCGTCACCGCCAAGATCGAAAAACCCCTACACGGCGGTAACCTCGAAGCGGTGCTGGATGGCCTGCGCGAAGACATGCGCAAGGCCGCCGAGAACCTCGAATTCGAAGAAGCCGCCCGCCTGCGCGACGAGGTCAAACGTCTGGAAGCGGTGGACCTGGCCGTCGCCGACGACCCCATGGCGCGACAATATGCAGTGGAAGCGGCAGCCGAGAAGGCGGTCAACTCACGCGGCCGGTCAACCGCAGGACGGGCCGGGCAGCGTGGTGGCAATGGGAAGCGGCGGGGGCGGTAG
- a CDS encoding zf-TFIIB domain-containing protein: MKCPVDGATLVIADRNGVEIDYCPTCRGVWLDRGELDKIIERAAAYAPPPPPQSYERSPESHGRDYDPRYDGKKRKKKKMSGFLDDIFDF; encoded by the coding sequence ATGAAATGTCCGGTTGATGGTGCGACGCTGGTGATTGCGGATCGCAACGGTGTCGAGATTGATTATTGCCCGACCTGCCGCGGTGTCTGGCTTGATCGCGGGGAACTGGACAAGATCATCGAGCGTGCCGCGGCGTATGCGCCTCCGCCGCCCCCGCAGAGCTATGAACGCAGCCCAGAGTCGCATGGTCGTGACTATGATCCGCGTTATGACGGCAAAAAGCGCAAGAAGAAAAAGATGAGCGGATTTCTCGACGACATCTTTGATTTCTGA
- a CDS encoding VOC family protein, translated as MPVHSLDHANIRTTNLEAMIAFYEDVLDMTNGPRADFDFPGAWLYLGDTAVVHLVGVEGNPQTEGDLALEHAAFRATDLAAFMAKLKTRGVDHYLGFPPGVPIVQVNIHDPDGNHLHVDFHIDELEAAGLSR; from the coding sequence ATGCCAGTTCACAGCCTAGACCACGCCAATATCCGCACCACCAACCTTGAAGCCATGATCGCCTTCTACGAAGACGTGCTCGACATGACCAACGGACCGAGGGCGGACTTCGACTTTCCGGGGGCTTGGCTCTATCTCGGCGATACTGCCGTCGTCCATCTGGTTGGTGTGGAAGGTAATCCACAAACCGAAGGCGACCTTGCTTTGGAACATGCGGCCTTCCGCGCGACGGATCTTGCCGCTTTCATGGCCAAACTCAAAACCCGCGGCGTAGACCACTATCTTGGGTTCCCGCCGGGGGTGCCCATCGTGCAGGTTAATATCCATGATCCGGATGGAAACCACCTGCATGTGGACTTTCACATCGACGAACTCGAAGCAGCAGGTCTGTCCCGATAA
- a CDS encoding universal stress protein: protein MYQHILVPVSFDEDHNTTGAVAVAQLLAPEGVHVTLLHVMQQVPKYAANYIPEGFQDEARQAIEDSLASLGADLAEAEGVVIEGPVGKSILKWGEAHDVDCIIVASQKPSVQDVLLGSTATHVARHARCAVHLVR, encoded by the coding sequence ATGTATCAGCATATCCTTGTGCCGGTGTCGTTTGACGAGGACCATAATACCACGGGCGCGGTCGCCGTTGCGCAATTGCTGGCTCCGGAGGGCGTGCATGTCACATTGCTGCATGTGATGCAGCAGGTTCCAAAATACGCCGCCAATTACATTCCCGAGGGTTTCCAGGATGAAGCGCGGCAAGCAATCGAAGACAGTCTGGCCAGTTTGGGAGCGGACCTTGCGGAAGCAGAAGGTGTGGTGATCGAAGGGCCAGTGGGAAAGAGTATTCTGAAGTGGGGCGAAGCGCATGATGTGGACTGCATCATTGTCGCGTCTCAAAAACCGAGCGTGCAGGACGTCTTGCTTGGCAGCACGGCGACACATGTGGCGCGCCACGCGCGTTGCGCCGTCCATTTGGTGCGCTGA
- a CDS encoding antibiotic biosynthesis monooxygenase family protein, translated as MPTIAKDAQLQTVITTFEMTPGTCQDLMDALTDAYDSFISKQQGFIAAGLHVNDAQTRIANYSQWERREDFQAMLRTEEMRERNRKINQLCRSFEPVMYEVAAAFD; from the coding sequence ATGCCTACGATTGCCAAGGATGCCCAACTTCAGACCGTGATCACGACCTTTGAGATGACGCCCGGCACCTGTCAGGATTTGATGGACGCGCTGACAGACGCCTATGACAGTTTTATCTCGAAACAACAGGGGTTTATCGCAGCGGGATTGCATGTAAATGATGCGCAAACGCGCATCGCAAATTATTCCCAGTGGGAGCGACGCGAAGATTTTCAGGCGATGTTGCGAACCGAAGAAATGCGCGAGCGCAACCGCAAGATAAATCAGCTGTGCCGGAGTTTTGAACCGGTGATGTACGAGGTCGCAGCGGCCTTTGATTAA
- a CDS encoding LysR family transcriptional regulator: MLIKGVTIRGLEVFEALAASGSVAQAAEATGLSQPAVSQQIKNLENALGADLVDHTKRPMQLTPAGRAYLARTSAVLTQLRLAHSELAVMDLTHLTQLSLGIIDDFDNDLTPRLVTGLAESMTRCQFRLTTAPSHEITAALRDRELHLGVTASTGEVYDGITEYPLARDPFILVTPAGLVPDGADPRPVLNDLPMLRYGRDQLISRQIEAHLKKVDFVPPNRFEIASNPSLIAMVSRGIGWAITTPLGFLRAARFHEKLDAHPLPLAPFARNISLLASADWADTVPRDMAETLRRLIDQHMISPGIERFPWLRGEFRILEN, encoded by the coding sequence ATGTTGATCAAAGGCGTGACTATTCGCGGTCTTGAGGTTTTTGAAGCCTTGGCCGCTTCCGGCTCGGTGGCGCAGGCTGCCGAGGCCACGGGTCTGTCACAACCCGCCGTAAGCCAACAAATCAAAAACTTGGAAAACGCGCTGGGTGCGGATCTCGTCGATCACACCAAACGACCGATGCAATTGACGCCGGCTGGGCGCGCTTACCTTGCGCGCACCTCGGCAGTGCTGACGCAACTCCGCCTTGCACATTCCGAGTTGGCTGTGATGGACCTCACCCACCTTACTCAGCTGTCCTTGGGCATTATCGATGATTTCGACAATGATCTCACACCGCGGCTGGTAACCGGCTTGGCGGAATCCATGACACGGTGCCAGTTCCGCCTCACCACAGCCCCCAGCCATGAAATTACCGCCGCACTCCGTGACCGTGAACTGCACCTAGGTGTCACGGCCTCAACCGGAGAAGTCTATGATGGGATTACAGAATATCCGTTGGCACGCGATCCGTTCATCCTCGTCACTCCTGCCGGTCTGGTACCGGACGGCGCTGACCCGCGCCCCGTTCTCAACGACTTGCCAATGCTGCGTTATGGCCGCGACCAACTAATTTCCCGACAAATCGAGGCCCATCTGAAGAAGGTGGATTTTGTACCGCCAAACCGGTTCGAAATCGCTTCAAACCCATCTCTGATCGCGATGGTGTCCCGCGGGATAGGCTGGGCGATCACGACACCATTGGGTTTTCTCCGCGCTGCTCGGTTCCATGAAAAACTCGACGCGCACCCGCTTCCCCTGGCACCCTTTGCGCGCAACATCTCTTTGTTGGCAAGCGCGGATTGGGCTGACACTGTTCCGCGAGACATGGCCGAGACGCTGCGACGCCTGATTGACCAGCACATGATCTCTCCGGGCATCGAACGGTTTCCCTGGCTGCGCGGCGAGTTTCGAATTCTAGAGAATTGA
- a CDS encoding low molecular weight protein-tyrosine-phosphatase has translation MAQKILFVCLGNICRSPAAEGVFRDMVPEAETDSAGTGGWHVGEPPYGPMQEAARARGYDLSDLRARKFKAQDFDRYDLIVGMDEDNLSNMERLRPAGNDTPVRLFTDYAPDAGADAVPDPYYTRDFDGALSLIEACAKGLRDSLRI, from the coding sequence ATGGCGCAAAAAATCCTGTTTGTCTGTCTTGGAAATATCTGTCGGTCTCCGGCGGCTGAGGGCGTGTTTCGTGACATGGTTCCAGAGGCAGAAACGGACAGTGCGGGGACAGGGGGCTGGCACGTCGGAGAGCCACCCTATGGGCCGATGCAAGAAGCGGCTCGAGCCCGCGGATATGACCTCTCGGACTTGCGGGCGCGTAAGTTTAAGGCTCAAGATTTTGACAGATACGATTTGATAGTCGGGATGGATGAAGACAACCTGAGCAACATGGAGCGATTGCGTCCGGCGGGAAATGACACGCCTGTTCGATTGTTCACGGACTATGCGCCAGACGCGGGAGCCGATGCGGTACCAGATCCGTATTATACGCGTGATTTTGACGGGGCTTTGAGCCTGATTGAGGCGTGCGCAAAGGGGTTGCGCGATAGCTTGCGGATTTAG
- a CDS encoding NAD-dependent deacylase, with amino-acid sequence MNGRIVILTGAGISAESGLGTFRDVDGLWTKYDLNDVATPEGFARNPNLVMDFYNARRANAAEAEPNAAHEALARLEADYTGEILIVTQNVDSLHEAAGSKNVLHMHGALNSALCNACHHRWPAPALMASDDLCPRCNAAATRPDVVWFGEIPYGMDVIGEALSKADLFVSIGTSGEVYPAANFVAEADRYGAHTIELNLEPSARASRFAETRFGPATQTVPEWVNDELARTKQ; translated from the coding sequence ATGAACGGTAGAATCGTTATCCTGACAGGCGCTGGAATCAGCGCCGAAAGCGGTTTGGGCACGTTCCGCGACGTCGACGGCCTCTGGACAAAATACGATCTGAACGACGTTGCTACGCCAGAGGGGTTTGCCCGCAATCCCAATCTCGTGATGGACTTTTATAACGCCCGCCGCGCCAATGCTGCTGAAGCCGAGCCAAATGCAGCGCACGAAGCGCTGGCGAGACTGGAAGCCGACTATACAGGCGAGATTCTCATTGTAACTCAAAACGTGGACAGCCTGCACGAAGCCGCAGGAAGCAAGAACGTGCTCCATATGCATGGAGCCCTTAACAGCGCATTGTGCAATGCCTGCCATCACCGCTGGCCGGCGCCTGCGCTGATGGCATCGGATGATCTATGTCCCCGCTGCAACGCCGCGGCCACGCGCCCTGATGTCGTCTGGTTCGGAGAAATCCCTTACGGCATGGATGTAATTGGCGAGGCGCTATCCAAAGCCGATCTCTTTGTCTCAATTGGTACATCCGGTGAAGTGTATCCGGCTGCGAACTTCGTTGCCGAAGCTGACCGATATGGTGCGCACACAATCGAATTGAACCTCGAGCCATCCGCGCGTGCTTCGCGCTTTGCTGAGACACGTTTTGGGCCCGCGACGCAAACCGTTCCGGAATGGGTCAACGACGAACTCGCCCGCACAAAACAGTAA
- a CDS encoding copper chaperone PCu(A)C, translated as MSFKLLSLAAIAAASVAMPAFAEISINDPYARVANPKAKNAGAFMVIANSGDEDDRLLSVKSEVAARTELHTHKETGDGVMKMMEVEEGFVIPAGGEHGLVRGGDHVMFMGLGTGLAHGDTVPVTFVFEKAGEIVVEIPVDLERKPMHGKTQKHDH; from the coding sequence ATGTCCTTCAAATTGCTCTCACTCGCTGCCATTGCGGCCGCATCCGTTGCCATGCCGGCTTTTGCAGAAATCAGCATCAATGATCCCTATGCGCGGGTTGCAAACCCCAAAGCCAAGAACGCGGGTGCGTTTATGGTTATAGCCAATTCCGGTGATGAAGATGATCGCCTGCTGTCTGTGAAATCCGAAGTGGCGGCGCGCACCGAATTGCACACCCACAAGGAAACCGGCGACGGTGTGATGAAAATGATGGAAGTCGAAGAAGGCTTTGTCATTCCGGCAGGTGGCGAACATGGCCTTGTGCGTGGCGGCGATCATGTGATGTTCATGGGCCTGGGCACCGGGTTGGCGCACGGTGACACTGTTCCCGTCACTTTTGTTTTTGAGAAAGCAGGCGAGATTGTTGTCGAAATCCCAGTCGATCTTGAACGCAAGCCGATGCATGGCAAGACGCAAAAACACGATCATTAG
- the rpmB gene encoding 50S ribosomal protein L28 gives MSRRCELTGKGPMTGNNVSHANNKTKRRFLPNLNDVTLQSETLGRGFKLRISAAALRSVDHRGGLDAYLAKAKDVELSANALKIKKDIAKAQAANA, from the coding sequence ATGTCGCGCCGTTGCGAACTGACCGGAAAAGGCCCGATGACTGGCAACAATGTCAGCCACGCCAACAACAAAACCAAGCGTCGCTTCCTGCCGAACCTGAACGACGTGACCCTGCAGTCCGAAACTCTGGGCCGTGGCTTCAAGCTGCGCATCTCGGCTGCTGCGTTGCGTTCGGTTGATCACCGCGGTGGTCTGGATGCGTATCTGGCAAAAGCCAAAGATGTTGAGCTGTCTGCAAACGCTCTGAAGATCAAAAAAGACATCGCAAAGGCTCAGGCTGCAAACGCCTAA
- a CDS encoding YqgE/AlgH family protein encodes MPDTPESLDLTGRLLIAMPGMGDPRFAHSVVFLCAHSEDGAMGLIVNKAIDGMHLSALLEQLEIALARPELDSTLYYGGPVEGGRGFVLHSPDYISDLNTLTVGDDFSMTSTQDVLEAIATGAGPLRSLMALGYSGWGPGQLEREIGENGWLTCEATTDLVFDLPNADKWAEALRSLGVDPVSLSATAGRA; translated from the coding sequence ATACCTGATACCCCTGAAAGCCTTGATCTTACCGGAAGGTTGCTGATCGCGATGCCGGGTATGGGGGATCCACGGTTTGCGCATTCCGTTGTGTTTCTATGTGCGCATTCCGAAGACGGTGCCATGGGGTTGATCGTGAACAAGGCGATCGATGGCATGCACTTGTCGGCGTTGCTGGAGCAACTGGAAATAGCGCTGGCGCGACCGGAACTGGACAGCACACTGTACTATGGCGGGCCGGTTGAAGGCGGGCGCGGCTTCGTACTTCACTCTCCCGATTACATTTCCGACCTGAATACCCTGACAGTTGGCGACGACTTCTCGATGACCTCGACGCAGGACGTCCTCGAGGCTATTGCAACAGGCGCGGGCCCTTTGCGCAGTCTGATGGCGCTTGGTTACTCGGGGTGGGGGCCGGGCCAGTTAGAGCGTGAAATCGGCGAGAACGGTTGGCTGACTTGCGAGGCTACGACCGATCTTGTTTTTGATCTGCCAAACGCGGACAAATGGGCCGAGGCGTTGCGTTCCTTGGGGGTTGATCCGGTGAGCCTGTCGGCCACAGCGGGGCGGGCTTAG
- a CDS encoding protein-disulfide reductase DsbD domain-containing protein yields the protein MTRTALTTVFSFALMTSAALAQSYDRVVQAEVLPGWRNADGSHTAALRITLNPGWKTYWRAPGDAGIPPRITWRGSRNLGTVDLTWPTPEVFDQNGMRSIGYSNEVVLPVQIAPQSSDKPMTVKAQLEIGVCRDICVPQTLKVKAELPPLGERDARIAAAMIDQPVSASEANVGSVSCKVAPTQDGLRLTATIAMPHMGGNEIAVIEAGDPYIWIAEGTTTRQGNTLIAETEMMHVEEIPFMLDRSAVRITVLGSKRAVDIQGCSG from the coding sequence ATGACACGTACTGCCCTGACCACCGTTTTCTCTTTCGCCCTGATGACCTCTGCCGCGCTCGCGCAGTCCTATGACCGCGTTGTGCAGGCCGAAGTACTTCCCGGCTGGCGAAACGCTGACGGCAGCCATACGGCTGCGCTTCGGATCACACTAAACCCGGGGTGGAAAACGTATTGGCGGGCACCCGGAGATGCTGGCATCCCTCCGAGAATTACATGGCGCGGGTCGCGAAATTTGGGGACTGTTGATCTGACCTGGCCCACTCCGGAAGTTTTTGACCAGAATGGCATGCGCTCCATCGGGTATTCCAACGAGGTCGTTTTACCGGTGCAGATCGCCCCGCAGTCCAGCGACAAACCCATGACGGTTAAGGCGCAGTTGGAGATTGGCGTTTGTCGCGACATTTGCGTTCCTCAAACCCTCAAAGTGAAGGCCGAATTGCCTCCTCTGGGAGAACGAGACGCGCGCATTGCTGCGGCGATGATCGATCAACCGGTCTCTGCATCCGAGGCAAACGTTGGCTCGGTCAGCTGCAAGGTCGCGCCCACACAAGATGGACTGCGTCTAACCGCAACGATTGCCATGCCTCACATGGGGGGCAACGAAATCGCGGTCATTGAGGCTGGCGATCCGTATATCTGGATTGCCGAAGGCACGACGACCCGGCAGGGCAACACTTTAATCGCCGAAACCGAGATGATGCATGTAGAGGAGATTCCCTTCATGCTCGACCGCTCAGCCGTACGCATAACCGTGTTGGGATCAAAGCGCGCCGTTGATATTCAGGGCTGCTCAGGCTGA